The Halorussus lipolyticus genome includes a region encoding these proteins:
- a CDS encoding CPBP family intramembrane glutamic endopeptidase, protein MTIPLLIIALTSVGLTVGGASVNPELLPERVSLVFVSFVTIALIGGGNEEPGWRGFALPKLQERYAPVPATLILGVVWAFCHLPLLATVRQRSTGWRRSLRSRQRPWSES, encoded by the coding sequence GTGACCATCCCGCTTCTAATCATCGCACTAACGAGCGTCGGCCTCACCGTCGGCGGCGCGTCCGTCAACCCTGAACTGCTCCCTGAGCGCGTCTCACTCGTCTTCGTCTCGTTCGTCACAATCGCACTCATTGGTGGTGGGAACGAGGAACCCGGCTGGCGAGGGTTCGCGCTCCCGAAGCTCCAGGAGCGATATGCACCCGTGCCAGCGACGCTCATTCTCGGTGTTGTCTGGGCGTTCTGTCACCTTCCGTTGTTGGCAACCGTCCGACAACGTTCCACGGGCTGGCGTCGTTCGTTGAGGTCGCGCCAACGACCGTGGTCCGAATCCTGA
- a CDS encoding serine hydrolase domain-containing protein, with the protein MQYRYIQSIVVVALIVALVSTPIGTTAAPAVRSADTLSDQSELTNRTETEAWLDKTMARQLEEYHVPGAAVVIVNDGEVVLAKGYGYAELESQRPVVANETVFSIGSTGKLVTWTAVMQGVEDGQLELDRDVNEYLADSTVTVPDTYAQPVTLEDLGTHSAGFEDTFSGMVADDPDEIRPMEEILTDHQPSRVRPPGQFVAYSNYGTALAGHALAEQSDASFSELVDDRIFIPLGMTDTTYAQPLPDRLESRRAIGYTHQNGEYQSHKPVIWTLPPEGGSLRTTTTDMSRFMIAHLNEGSYNSEQILKAATARDMHRRHFTKSEEVPELNGMAYGFIEMDRNGETIVGHWGDTPRFKSLLALYPERDTGIFVVYNSPGGGPARFELLQAFTDRYYPRSDTPVVEPPAGAAERARELTGDYRSLTISESSWERVLGVMTRTYSVRATDEGYLTTASLGEETRRWVERRPGVYEEVGGGDLLVFQFDKNGRATHLFRHSFGPATYERVPWYESLTVLQSVLGAGIVAFLSVLLLWLGGPVWRRWRGSDIPSDHERAAQWVLGTMSLLWLVVLVIFLFAWINFNAEAASPSLALQAGKVLRYVALAGTVGAIVVTGFAWRDSYWSRPARLHYSVVTALALLFAWQLSLLGILPV; encoded by the coding sequence ATGCAATATCGATACATTCAATCCATCGTCGTAGTTGCCCTGATCGTCGCTCTCGTGAGCACACCGATCGGAACGACAGCAGCTCCCGCCGTCCGCTCAGCTGATACCCTTTCTGACCAGAGCGAACTGACAAATCGAACGGAGACCGAGGCATGGCTTGACAAGACGATGGCCCGCCAGTTGGAGGAGTACCACGTCCCGGGTGCGGCCGTGGTAATCGTCAACGACGGGGAGGTGGTCCTTGCGAAGGGCTACGGGTACGCGGAACTCGAATCCCAGCGACCGGTCGTCGCGAACGAGACCGTCTTCAGTATCGGCTCGACCGGCAAGCTCGTGACATGGACCGCCGTGATGCAAGGCGTCGAAGACGGGCAACTCGAACTCGACCGCGATGTCAACGAGTACCTGGCTGACTCTACGGTCACGGTGCCGGACACCTACGCCCAGCCCGTTACGCTCGAAGACCTCGGTACGCACTCGGCGGGATTCGAGGACACTTTCTCGGGAATGGTCGCTGACGACCCCGACGAGATACGTCCGATGGAGGAGATTCTCACCGATCACCAGCCGTCGCGGGTCAGGCCGCCGGGCCAGTTCGTCGCTTACTCGAACTACGGGACGGCGCTGGCCGGACACGCCCTTGCCGAGCAGTCCGACGCGAGTTTTAGTGAGTTGGTCGACGACCGTATTTTTATTCCGCTTGGTATGACCGATACGACGTACGCCCAGCCACTCCCCGACCGACTGGAGTCACGCCGGGCCATCGGATATACCCACCAGAACGGCGAGTACCAATCCCATAAACCGGTTATCTGGACGCTTCCGCCCGAAGGCGGATCGCTCCGCACGACTACGACCGACATGAGCCGTTTCATGATCGCACACCTGAACGAAGGTTCTTACAACTCGGAGCAGATCCTGAAGGCCGCGACGGCCCGCGATATGCACCGGCGGCACTTCACGAAGTCCGAGGAGGTGCCGGAACTCAACGGGATGGCTTACGGGTTCATTGAGATGGACCGCAACGGCGAGACGATCGTCGGTCACTGGGGCGACACACCGCGATTCAAGAGTCTGCTGGCGCTCTATCCCGAGCGTGATACAGGGATTTTCGTCGTCTACAACAGTCCCGGCGGCGGCCCCGCTCGGTTCGAACTCCTCCAGGCATTCACGGATCGGTACTACCCGCGGTCGGACACTCCCGTCGTGGAACCACCGGCTGGTGCCGCCGAACGGGCGCGCGAACTGACTGGTGACTACCGCTCGCTAACCATTTCGGAGTCCTCTTGGGAGCGTGTCCTCGGCGTGATGACGCGGACCTACAGCGTCAGAGCCACCGACGAGGGATATTTGACGACCGCTTCCCTGGGGGAAGAAACTCGTCGGTGGGTCGAACGGCGACCCGGCGTCTACGAGGAGGTCGGCGGGGGCGATCTGCTGGTCTTCCAGTTCGACAAGAACGGGCGTGCGACCCACCTGTTCCGACACTCATTCGGGCCGGCTACGTACGAGCGCGTCCCGTGGTACGAGAGTCTCACCGTGCTCCAGTCCGTCCTCGGAGCAGGCATCGTGGCCTTCCTCTCTGTCCTTTTGCTATGGCTCGGCGGGCCGGTGTGGCGACGCTGGCGAGGGAGTGACATTCCGAGCGACCATGAGCGGGCAGCCCAGTGGGTTCTGGGAACGATGAGTCTGCTCTGGCTGGTCGTATTGGTGATCTTCCTGTTCGCCTGGATCAATTTCAACGCTGAAGCCGCCTCGCCGTCGTTGGCGCTCCAGGCCGGGAAGGTCCTTCGGTACGTCGCCCTCGCCGGTACAGTCGGGGCCATCGTGGTAACGGGCTTCGCATGGCGCGATAGTTACTGGAGCCGGCCCGCTCGACTGCATTATTCGGTGGTGACGGCACTCGCGCTTCTGTTCGCCTGGCAACTGTCCTTGCTCGGCATTCTGCCGGTATAA
- a CDS encoding DUF998 domain-containing protein: MTQFKSYDGRAFSIRGFTVETQKLAGVFFFALAAQFMTVIMLGAAMVPGYDFGAAAISDLGVFPETALLFNISLVVVGIFNLLGGYFFYRTHGKRWLLAIFALAGLGAIGAGLFPLDTGGLHGLAALLAFVFFNVQAIGSATRLSGVMRVLSILAGGLGLVFVVLMALGDGGNTAAFGPISHGGTERMIIYPVMLWLVAFGGYLLGMSDRLDDVQEPA, translated from the coding sequence ATGACGCAATTCAAATCCTACGACGGAAGAGCCTTCTCGATTCGTGGGTTCACGGTCGAGACGCAAAAACTGGCGGGTGTATTCTTCTTCGCACTCGCTGCACAGTTCATGACCGTCATCATGCTCGGGGCGGCGATGGTCCCTGGCTACGACTTCGGCGCGGCTGCCATCAGTGACCTCGGTGTATTCCCGGAGACGGCGCTCCTGTTCAACATCTCACTGGTCGTCGTCGGTATTTTCAACCTTCTCGGCGGGTACTTCTTCTATAGAACCCACGGCAAACGTTGGTTGCTGGCCATCTTCGCACTGGCGGGCCTCGGTGCGATCGGTGCTGGCCTCTTCCCACTTGACACCGGCGGCCTCCACGGACTCGCCGCGCTGCTCGCGTTCGTGTTCTTCAACGTGCAGGCCATCGGGAGCGCGACCCGCCTCAGTGGCGTCATGCGAGTACTGTCCATCCTCGCCGGCGGGCTCGGCCTCGTCTTCGTCGTGCTGATGGCCCTCGGCGATGGGGGTAACACTGCGGCATTTGGCCCCATCAGTCACGGTGGGACAGAGCGGATGATAATCTACCCAGTGATGCTCTGGCTGGTCGCCTTCGGCGGATACCTGTTGGGAATGAGCGACCGATTAGACGACGTCCAGGAGCCGGCATGA
- a CDS encoding CPBP family intramembrane glutamic endopeptidase, with protein MTATDRLETLAQSITPWGFPVLYLGWAYLFWAPIFGSGTSVWEGTNLLLFLIGGASPLLAGLTMGWLTGGTERVRDLGRRLVDVGRISARWWLVILVFWPLFNLFTAGAAIALGVTDRPISVVWAILTDPATLGFMLALGLLFPAIEEIGLRGYYLDRLQERFSPVVAGILNGSTWAAWHAAFVFFPGYYANTSYDPALWWWMPSIVLHTLIFVWIYNNTERSILAVLLIHSLMNLTGEFLGLADDMFPFQLPALVLVVTALVVSGQLSRASVAPKPSPVGE; from the coding sequence ATGACGGCAACCGACCGATTGGAAACCCTGGCACAGTCGATTACTCCGTGGGGGTTCCCCGTCCTCTATCTCGGGTGGGCTTACCTGTTCTGGGCCCCCATTTTCGGCTCGGGAACCTCCGTCTGGGAGGGGACGAACCTCCTGCTCTTCCTCATCGGCGGCGCGAGCCCGCTGCTCGCCGGCCTCACGATGGGCTGGCTCACGGGTGGGACAGAGCGCGTTCGTGACCTTGGTCGTCGGCTCGTAGACGTTGGACGAATATCTGCGAGATGGTGGCTCGTCATCCTCGTGTTCTGGCCGCTTTTCAATCTCTTCACCGCAGGGGCTGCAATCGCACTTGGCGTCACAGATCGGCCGATCAGCGTCGTCTGGGCAATCCTGACTGATCCTGCGACGCTCGGGTTCATGCTGGCACTTGGCCTGCTGTTTCCTGCAATCGAGGAAATTGGACTCCGGGGCTACTATCTCGACCGGCTCCAGGAGCGGTTCAGTCCAGTCGTCGCCGGGATACTCAACGGAAGTACTTGGGCCGCTTGGCACGCGGCGTTCGTCTTCTTTCCGGGCTACTACGCGAACACCAGTTACGACCCAGCGCTCTGGTGGTGGATGCCGAGTATCGTCCTGCACACGCTAATTTTCGTCTGGATCTACAACAACACGGAACGGAGTATTCTCGCTGTCCTCCTGATCCACTCGCTGATGAACCTCACCGGTGAGTTTCTCGGTCTCGCCGACGATATGTTCCCATTTCAGCTTCCCGCCCTCGTGCTCGTTGTCACCGCTCTCGTCGTCAGCGGCCAACTGTCCCGTGCATCTGTAGCACCCAAACCGTCACCAGTAGGGGAGTAA
- a CDS encoding CPBP family intramembrane glutamic endopeptidase: MTGEVQQSGVRSWIDRHRLVAFLLITYSFTWMIQGIVAAMGLEASWTQSILIGFGGFGPPVGAAVVIWASGGDLRKWIGQFFKWRIGAKWWVIVLGLPFILLGSGVILFVALGGPIDLNSFPFPGIYLFVLVWGTIWGGGQEDLGWRGFMLPLLQDKYSALVSSLIVGVSWAAWHLPLFLNAATTQGAWPLSQQLIWVVSILSGAIIWTWMYNSTGSVLAVAVVHAGINGMGIFHPADVEALAPGGVPDMALNLLAEVTGAVPLLLFAVLLVVVYGGERLADGEIPGPEVVGLD; the protein is encoded by the coding sequence ATGACTGGTGAGGTCCAACAGTCCGGAGTCCGGTCGTGGATAGACCGCCACCGCCTCGTCGCCTTCCTGCTGATTACCTACTCGTTCACGTGGATGATTCAGGGAATCGTTGCGGCCATGGGGCTTGAGGCGTCGTGGACACAGTCGATTCTCATCGGCTTCGGCGGGTTCGGGCCACCCGTCGGAGCCGCCGTCGTCATCTGGGCCAGCGGTGGCGACCTCCGCAAGTGGATCGGGCAGTTCTTCAAATGGCGTATCGGTGCTAAGTGGTGGGTGATCGTGCTCGGACTGCCCTTCATACTGCTTGGCTCGGGAGTCATCCTGTTCGTAGCGCTCGGCGGCCCCATCGACTTGAACTCGTTCCCGTTCCCGGGGATTTATCTCTTCGTGCTGGTCTGGGGAACCATATGGGGCGGCGGCCAGGAGGACCTCGGCTGGCGCGGCTTTATGCTCCCACTCCTCCAGGACAAGTACAGTGCACTGGTCTCCAGTCTCATCGTCGGCGTCTCCTGGGCCGCCTGGCACCTCCCACTGTTCCTCAACGCGGCCACGACCCAAGGCGCGTGGCCGCTCTCCCAGCAGCTGATCTGGGTCGTCTCGATCCTCTCCGGCGCGATCATCTGGACCTGGATGTACAACAGTACTGGTAGCGTCCTGGCTGTCGCCGTGGTTCACGCCGGCATCAACGGAATGGGCATCTTCCATCCCGCTGACGTGGAAGCATTGGCTCCCGGCGGAGTCCCGGACATGGCATTGAACCTCCTCGCCGAGGTGACTGGCGCCGTCCCGCTCCTCCTGTTCGCGGTTCTTCTCGTGGTCGTTTACGGGGGGGAACGGCTCGCAGATGGCGAGATTCCCGGGCCCGAAGTTGTTGGCCTCGATTGA
- a CDS encoding CPBP family intramembrane glutamic endopeptidase, with product MRETESRKIGSTSVEVGNPWVFFAVTYAITWTVLLLAIVLGINFQTAEGVVVQLLGLIGPSAAGIGFVYLVYDEEGRADFWNRIKEVSRIGVGWVLVILLVPIVVTVVAGIADFLLEGPGVTWGEVVQETSVNPLAILPALFIATLPPILEELGWRGYALDRLQMDWSALSASLILGVVWAGWHLPLFFIEGSFHREVVGFATVGFWLFMIGIVALSVVFTWVYNHISRSILGIIILHGWVNFVSTTIEVADEFFYPVWVLLAFLVVGIWGPKTLTKRDTVPKPP from the coding sequence ATGCGCGAAACTGAAAGCCGAAAAATCGGCAGTACGTCGGTGGAAGTTGGAAATCCTTGGGTATTCTTCGCTGTGACGTATGCCATTACTTGGACCGTCTTACTGTTGGCGATAGTGTTGGGTATCAATTTTCAGACCGCTGAAGGAGTTGTGGTGCAATTATTGGGCCTGATCGGCCCTAGTGCTGCCGGTATCGGATTTGTCTACCTTGTCTACGACGAGGAGGGGAGGGCAGATTTCTGGAATCGCATCAAGGAGGTTAGCAGAATCGGCGTGGGATGGGTCCTCGTTATCCTTCTGGTCCCAATCGTCGTGACTGTCGTGGCAGGAATCGCGGATTTCCTCCTGGAAGGCCCAGGTGTAACATGGGGCGAAGTGGTCCAAGAGACGAGTGTTAATCCCTTGGCAATTCTACCAGCACTTTTCATTGCGACACTCCCACCGATCTTGGAAGAATTGGGATGGCGTGGCTACGCATTAGACCGTCTTCAGATGGATTGGTCGGCATTAAGTGCCAGTTTGATTCTAGGCGTGGTTTGGGCGGGCTGGCACCTCCCCTTGTTCTTCATCGAAGGTTCGTTTCACCGTGAGGTGGTTGGATTCGCAACAGTAGGATTCTGGCTGTTCATGATTGGCATCGTCGCGCTCTCGGTTGTCTTCACCTGGGTGTACAATCACATCTCGCGGAGCATTCTCGGCATAATCATCTTACACGGATGGGTGAATTTTGTGTCTACGACTATTGAGGTTGCAGACGAATTTTTCTACCCCGTCTGGGTGCTTCTTGCCTTCCTCGTCGTGGGAATTTGGGGACCGAAAACCCTGACAAAGCGTGATACCGTTCCAAAGCCGCCATAG
- a CDS encoding CPBP family intramembrane glutamic endopeptidase, whose amino-acid sequence MASLITKRIGQYRITSFFVLTYTLSWTLDAIPKLLEMDPSWGRWFIEGFLSPLSPGVAAAIVLWASGESVRKWLSDVFSWRIHPKWYAAAILIPFAITYAAGAVSWALGGPIDWAAFDFDPITIVIGIILGTFIGGGQEEFGWRGFAQPELQERYGGLSAALIIGVFWGLWHLPQFIPGGFRADWPLELIVAYFVGIIAFSVLLGWVFNGSNGSVLLAMLMHGTDNATTGQVPLDLDVVLVGEAIDWSTLVTLNGSHAVITWAVVLLVVVATGVHLYDYRVSPDWNTET is encoded by the coding sequence ATGGCATCGCTAATCACCAAACGAATCGGACAGTACCGAATTACGTCGTTCTTCGTGCTGACGTACACGCTTTCGTGGACGCTCGATGCCATCCCGAAACTCCTCGAAATGGATCCATCGTGGGGGAGATGGTTCATCGAAGGATTCCTCAGCCCGCTTTCACCGGGAGTTGCTGCTGCAATTGTCCTGTGGGCGAGTGGCGAGAGTGTCAGGAAGTGGCTCAGCGACGTCTTTTCCTGGCGCATCCATCCGAAATGGTATGCCGCCGCGATCCTGATCCCATTCGCCATCACGTACGCGGCCGGAGCCGTCTCGTGGGCGCTCGGCGGTCCAATCGACTGGGCGGCCTTCGATTTCGATCCGATTACGATCGTCATCGGGATCATTCTCGGGACGTTCATCGGCGGTGGACAGGAGGAGTTCGGGTGGCGAGGATTCGCTCAGCCCGAATTGCAAGAGCGGTATGGCGGGTTGTCCGCGGCCCTCATCATCGGTGTATTCTGGGGGCTATGGCATCTACCTCAGTTCATTCCTGGCGGGTTCCGCGCAGACTGGCCGCTCGAGCTCATCGTTGCCTACTTCGTCGGGATTATCGCGTTCTCCGTGCTCCTCGGGTGGGTCTTCAACGGATCGAACGGGAGCGTTCTGTTGGCCATGCTGATGCACGGAACCGACAACGCGACGACCGGACAGGTTCCGCTCGATCTGGACGTCGTCCTCGTCGGTGAGGCCATCGACTGGAGCACGCTCGTCACGCTGAACGGATCACACGCGGTTATCACGTGGGCGGTCGTACTGCTCGTCGTTGTAGCGACCGGCGTCCACCTCTACGATTACCGAGTCAGCCCGGACTGGAACACCGAGACGTAA
- a CDS encoding ABC transporter permease subunit produces MTWLAIAKKDFRDAVQSRALWALVAVFVLFSLISTYAYVEIPEMFGESAGATFAGLVFFTVGLTGLFVPLAAIVVCYKSLAGERELGSIKLLLSLPTNRLNVFTGKVVGRAAVLMFGLGVGLLAGVGFGSVLLGILDPLSTLVFILVTLGFAAVYAGIMVGLSATTGSTSRATTFALGFFVVFELFWDVVPMALVYVVNGFSLPSTMPEWVFLIGQVPPSSAYLSTVVALLPRIAEAAGAVPTQTGVGVEVAAAEPDPFYLTPEVGIVVLALWLVVPFLIGYYQFNIADL; encoded by the coding sequence ATGACGTGGCTGGCGATTGCAAAGAAGGACTTCCGAGACGCCGTCCAGTCACGGGCGCTCTGGGCGCTCGTGGCAGTGTTCGTCCTTTTTTCTCTCATTTCGACGTATGCGTACGTTGAGATTCCTGAGATGTTCGGTGAATCGGCAGGGGCGACGTTCGCTGGTCTCGTCTTCTTCACAGTCGGTCTCACCGGACTGTTCGTCCCCCTTGCGGCGATCGTGGTCTGTTACAAGTCCCTCGCGGGCGAACGCGAACTCGGGAGTATCAAGCTGTTACTCTCATTACCGACCAACCGGCTGAACGTCTTCACCGGGAAGGTCGTCGGTCGGGCAGCCGTCCTTATGTTCGGTCTCGGCGTCGGCCTCCTCGCTGGGGTCGGATTCGGCTCTGTATTGCTCGGGATACTTGACCCCCTTTCGACGCTAGTATTCATTCTCGTAACACTCGGCTTTGCGGCGGTTTACGCGGGGATCATGGTGGGGCTTTCGGCGACGACTGGGTCTACCTCACGTGCAACTACATTTGCACTCGGGTTCTTCGTCGTCTTTGAGCTATTCTGGGACGTCGTACCGATGGCGCTCGTCTACGTCGTCAACGGGTTCAGCCTCCCGTCTACGATGCCCGAGTGGGTCTTCCTCATCGGTCAGGTGCCGCCGTCTTCGGCGTATCTCTCGACGGTCGTCGCTCTCTTGCCTAGGATCGCAGAGGCGGCCGGTGCAGTACCCACCCAGACGGGTGTCGGAGTGGAAGTAGCTGCAGCTGAGCCGGATCCGTTCTACCTGACCCCGGAAGTGGGAATCGTGGTTCTCGCACTCTGGCTCGTCGTTCCGTTCCTCATCGGGTACTACCAGTTCAACATTGCAGATCTGTAG
- a CDS encoding ABC transporter ATP-binding protein, translating into MTAIEINGLTKRFGDVVAVDDFTLRVKEGEIFGFLGPNGAGKSTTIDILLDFIRPTDGTVTVLGHDAQTEGEAVRRRTGVLPDAYHVYDRLTGRQHLEFVLEIKDADEDVNALLERVRIADAADRKAGGYSKGMRQRLVLAMALVGDPDLLVLDEPSTGLDPNGAREMREIIREENDRGTTVFFSSHVMEQVEAVCDRVAIINRGQLVAVDTIDGLRDATETGEVLYVSVSKLDESTVERVAKLDGVGSASIDDARLRVIVDGASKFAVLRTIDADVTSVQDFSVVESSLEDLFVRYTGDEQEVRK; encoded by the coding sequence ATGACCGCAATTGAGATCAACGGTCTCACCAAACGGTTCGGGGACGTCGTTGCCGTCGATGACTTTACACTCCGGGTCAAAGAAGGAGAGATATTCGGGTTTCTCGGCCCGAACGGCGCGGGAAAATCAACCACCATCGACATCTTGCTCGACTTTATCCGGCCAACCGATGGGACTGTGACGGTACTCGGCCACGATGCCCAGACTGAGGGAGAGGCGGTCCGGCGACGGACGGGAGTCCTTCCCGACGCGTATCACGTCTACGATCGACTTACCGGTCGGCAACATCTGGAGTTCGTCTTGGAGATTAAAGACGCGGACGAGGACGTGAACGCGCTCCTCGAACGGGTTCGCATCGCCGACGCCGCCGACCGGAAAGCGGGCGGGTACTCGAAGGGGATGCGGCAGCGGCTGGTCCTCGCTATGGCGCTCGTTGGTGATCCAGATTTGCTCGTTCTTGACGAGCCGTCTACCGGACTGGATCCGAACGGTGCCCGCGAGATGCGGGAGATCATCAGAGAAGAGAACGACCGAGGAACGACGGTGTTCTTCTCCAGCCACGTGATGGAGCAGGTTGAGGCAGTTTGCGACCGCGTAGCGATCATCAATCGCGGCCAGCTCGTCGCCGTCGATACCATCGATGGTCTCCGCGACGCGACCGAAACAGGTGAAGTTCTGTACGTGTCCGTCTCCAAACTCGACGAGTCTACCGTCGAGCGAGTCGCCAAACTTGACGGTGTTGGGAGTGCATCGATTGACGACGCCCGGCTCCGGGTTATCGTGGATGGTGCCTCAAAGTTCGCCGTCCTGCGAACAATCGACGCCGACGTCACGTCGGTTCAGGATTTCTCGGTTGTCGAGTCCTCGCTCGAAGATCTGTTCGTTCGTTACACCGGGGACGAACAGGAGGTCAGGAAATGA
- a CDS encoding winged helix-turn-helix domain-containing protein, producing the protein MRKNLPEAGVLIHLECGCRDMAPHQSDQIDPRVVDAISSLGNSQRLRILLALSEVVREHHEPHHTMTFTELYDAVGIDSSSQFSYHLDQLVGQFVTETPNGYRLTDSGTRIVRVIRSGVYESTSALEDREIAGACLFCDETSLLATLDADLFRIRCMSCDAILITLSSPQSQTRNRAPTEIYESFGYRIWSMYIQLRGGVCPECFGPVDTEVDQYEHGESVQYIHNSSCRECQHLVSMPVELPVAFHPAVLYLFWEHGISVLDIPLWELYEYTTSDVFATNIVSMEPFVADFTITLEEEVLSLRMDDTATVTLESWIQD; encoded by the coding sequence ATGAGAAAGAACTTGCCAGAGGCGGGTGTCCTTATCCACTTGGAGTGTGGCTGTAGAGATATGGCACCACATCAGAGCGATCAAATCGATCCGAGAGTCGTAGATGCCATTAGCTCGCTTGGAAACTCTCAACGGTTGCGGATTTTACTTGCCTTGAGTGAAGTGGTGCGAGAACATCACGAACCGCATCACACAATGACATTCACGGAACTATATGATGCAGTTGGCATAGACAGCTCGTCGCAATTCTCGTATCATCTAGATCAACTCGTCGGGCAGTTCGTCACTGAAACTCCGAACGGATATCGCTTGACGGATAGTGGAACAAGGATTGTTCGTGTTATCCGCTCTGGAGTGTACGAAAGTACATCAGCGTTAGAGGACCGAGAGATTGCTGGCGCTTGTTTGTTCTGCGACGAGACGTCTCTACTGGCGACTCTCGACGCTGACCTGTTTCGTATTCGATGCATGTCGTGTGACGCGATTCTCATCACCCTTTCCTCTCCCCAGAGCCAAACGCGTAACCGGGCCCCTACAGAGATTTACGAGAGTTTCGGCTACCGCATATGGAGTATGTATATTCAGCTCCGAGGAGGTGTTTGTCCGGAGTGCTTCGGACCTGTCGATACAGAAGTCGATCAGTACGAACACGGTGAAAGCGTACAGTACATCCACAATAGCTCGTGTCGCGAATGTCAACATCTGGTCAGCATGCCGGTCGAACTACCGGTTGCGTTTCATCCCGCAGTTCTCTATCTGTTCTGGGAACATGGGATCTCCGTACTCGATATCCCCCTGTGGGAGCTGTACGAGTACACTACGTCCGACGTGTTTGCCACAAACATCGTCTCTATGGAGCCGTTCGTAGCCGACTTCACGATTACCTTGGAAGAAGAGGTTCTGTCCCTCAGAATGGACGATACTGCAACGGTCACACTCGAATCGTGGATTCAGGACTGA